The Fusarium falciforme chromosome 7, complete sequence genome window below encodes:
- a CDS encoding PhoD domain-containing protein: MNEKTVVVSVLDALIAVSSLTLRYTSILFVRFHPLGRRYLDRIYWSFGIFLFAFITQLFLVRRLSLRLKRNRGLALLLTIFDDARPISTAVSFLVNICCLAAVLDFLFRGHMLHQSNNLSFSRIGFVDSSTARVVIRAPNSDYVDITITSDSGASGAKVDPILINHESDYTGTFLVEGLAPNTSYTYSTNASHTGSFRTSVLPQDLKRWSLISSSCIKPFYPYSPIDHGLRIKGLEHLSNYVSTKPVEMMLFLGDFIYIDLPIPLGWDAKAYYTAYRQAYASPSWSSQLRAIPWLHVYDDHEIINDWAANETGLYGTAMQPFWSYQGHANPPSEFGARNTYYLFRRGGVSFFVLDTRRYRSDNAMADGPEKTMLGEQQRTALVQWLESETDYKVVVSSVPFTRNWRGPDSADSWSGYLWEREQILDAMKRNGGAIILSGDRHEHATTKFPPNNEGEMPVIEFSTSPLNQFYEPFDRFHKEIEDTDISIHSHPWGTSKFGVVSFDTSNKDRLALHYDLIVDGSRLWQYDWEVRRKEGE, encoded by the exons ATGAACGAGAAGACAGTGGTTGTAAGCGTTCTTGACGCCCTCATTGCGGTTTCGTCCCTCACTCTGCGCTACACGTCAATTCTTTTTGTAAGATTT CACCCGCTGGGTAGACGATACCTCGATCGAATCTACTGGAGCTTTGGTATCTTTCTCTTCGCTTTCATCACCCAACTTTTCCTTGTCAGACGTCTCAGTTTGAGACTGAAGAGGAATCGAGGCCTTGCTCTCCTTTTGACAATCTTCGATGACGCAAGGCCAATCTCTACGGCTGTGAGCTTCCTGGTCAACATATGCTGTCTTGCGGCGGTTCTTGACTTTCTCTTTCGCGGCCACATGCTTCATCAGAGCAACAATCTTTCATTCTCCCGGATTGGCTTCGTTGACTCTTCAACCGCCCGAGTAGTGATTCGGGCGCCCAACTCTGACTATGTGGACATAACCATTACTTCCGACTCGGGCGCTTCAGGCGCAAAAGTTGATCCAATCTTGATCAACCATGAATCCGACTACACCGGAACGTTTCTGGTTGAGGGACTGGCCCCCAACACTTCATACACGTATTCAACCAATGCTAGCCATACCGGATCCTTTCGCACCTCGGTCTTGCCCCAGGACCTGAAACGCTGGAGTCTCATCTCATCGAGTTGCATCAAGCCATTTTATCCGTATAGTCCCATTGATCATGGCCTGCGCATCAAGGGGCTAGAACACCTCAGCAATTATGTCTCCACCAAACCTGTCGAGATGATGCTCTTTCTCGGAGACTTCATTTACATCGACCTTCCTATACCTTTGGGCTGGGATGCCAAGGCCTACTACACGGCCTACCGACAGGCTTATGCTTCCCCATCTTGGTCTTCCCAATTGCGAGCTATCCCATGGCTTCATGTGTATGATGACCATGAGATCATCAATGACTGGGCTGCCAACGAGACTGGCCTCTACGGAACTGCCATGCAGCCTTTCTGGAGCTACCAAGGACATGCGAACCCACCGTCCGAATTTGGTGCCAGAAACACCTACTACTTGTTTCGGCGCGGAGGTGTGTCGTTTTTCGTCTTGGATACCAGGCGATATCGATCAGACAACGCCATGGCTGATGGGCCAGAGAAAACCATGTTAGGTGAACAGCAGCGCACGGCTCTTGTGCAGTGGCTGGAATCGGAGACGGATTACAAGGTTGTCGTGAGTAGTGTGCCGTTCACCAGAAACTGGAGAGGCCCGGATTCAGCAGATAGCTGGTCTGGATATCTCTGGGAGCGAGAACAAATTCTCGACGCGATGAAGCGGAATGGTGGAGCTATTATCTTGAGTGGC GATCGTCACGAACATGCCACAACAAAGTTCCCACCAAACAACGAGGGCGAGATGCCAGTGATTGAGTTCTCAACCTCACCATTGAACCAGTTCTATGAGCCCTTTGACCGATTCCACAAAGAAATCGAGGACACCGACATCTCCATTCACTCCCACCCGTGGGGGACATCAAAGTTTGGGGTTGTCTCATTTGATACGAGCAACAAGGATCGGCTTGCTCTTCACTACGATCTCATTGTTGATGGAAGCAGACTATGGCAGTACGATTGGGAGGTCCGGCGTAAAGAAGGGGAATAA
- a CDS encoding MFS domain-containing protein: protein MEQANKNEVPPEKILVVASDESVSAEPEPKEQTQRAPGILDVLVQGVALFSDGYNIQIIGYMNTVLAKLYPKEMTPEVKTRLSNSILIGDIFGMLFFGLCIDRFGRRIGIFLTTFFLVLGIIIATASHGVTVEGMFWMMVIGRGVAGVGAGGEYAVCTAQAVECADSTEAMQKRRGMLVAVATNAAIISGFVGSSIVSLIVIAAYKGEPSDGIWRICFGIGIILPLAIFLFRLRLVDSTQYNKHAIKRKVPYMLAIKFYWKPLLGCCSAWFLFDAVVYPFNLLAPTLVAGFSENQTMQESIGWSALINFFALPGAFIGAMLMDRIGRRQTYALGWAIVCVFGFVIGGTMFPLSSSSAFPAFVTLYGLFQTFLSVGPGDCNFLVSSESFPTPLRGHFLGFAAAVGKAGAAVGTEALSKALNSFDDRLKGQQVVFLIGSGISVVGTLCVWFLIPNHPKTLEEEDARFRAYLEENGYDVSQMGLKG, encoded by the exons ATGGAACAAGCCAACAAGAACGAAGTCCCTCCCGAAAAGATCCTCGTGGTCGCTTCGGACGAGAGCGTCTCTGCAGAACCTGAGCCAAAGGAGCAAACTCAGCGTGCACCTGGCATCCTAGATGTCCTCGTACAAGGTGTTGCTCTCTTCTCTGACGGATACAATATCCAGATCATTGGATACATGAACACTGTTCTTGCAAAGCT GTACCCAAAGGAGATGACACCCGAGGTCAAGACCAGGCTGTCCAATTCGATTCTTATCGGTGACATTTTTGGTATGCTTTTCTTTGGTCTCTGCATCGATCGTTTCGGAAGACGGATTGGTATCTTCCTCACGACCTTTTTCTTGGTTCTG GGTATCATTATTGCCACTGCTTCTCATGGTGTGACCGTTGAGGGCATGTTTTGGATGATGGTGATTGGTCGAGGTGTTGCTGGTGTCGGAGCAG GCGGAGAGTACGCCGTCTGCACCGCACAGGCTGTGGAGTGTGCCGATAGTACTGAGGCCATGCAGAAGCGCCGCGGCATGCTCGTTGCTGTTGCGACCAACGCTGCCATCATCTCGGGCTTTGTGGGCTCGAGTATCGTATCGCTGATTGTCATCGCCGCCTACAAGGGTGAGCCAAGTGACGGCATCTGGCGTATCTGCTTTGGTATTGGTATTATT CTCCCtcttgccatcttcctcttccgtcTCCGACTTGTCGATTCCACTCAGTACAACAAGCACGCTATCAAGCGCAAGGTGCCATATATGCTCGCCATCAAGTTCTACTGGAAGCCTCTGCTCGGGTGCTGCTCTGCTTGGTTCCTCTTCGACGCTGTTGTCTACCCATTCAACCTCCTGGCTCCCACTCTCGTCGCCGGCTTCTCGGAAAACCAGACTATGCAGGAGTCGATCGGTTGGTCAGCTCTCATCAACTTCTTTGCCCTTCCAGGTGCCTTTATCGGCGCCATGCTCATGGATCGCATCGGTCGACGCCAGACTTATGCTCTAGGTTGGGCCATTGTCTGCGTCTTCGGATTTGTCATTGGAGGCACAATGTTCCCTTTGAGCAGCTCATCAGCATTCCCTGCTTTCGTGACTCTTTACGGTCTGTTCCAGACGTTCCTCTCCGTTGGCCCTGGCGACTGCAACTTCCTAGTGAGCAGCGAGAGTTTCCCCACACCGCTTAGAGGACATTTCCTTGGCTTCGCTGCGGCTGTGGGCAAGGCCGGTGCTGCCGTTGGCACAGAAGCGTTGAGCAAGGCACTTAATAGCTTTGACGATAGGCTCAAGGGTCAGCAGGTAGTGTTTCTCATCGGCAGCGGTATTTCCGTCGTTGGAACTTTGTGTGTGTGGTTCTTGATTCCCAAT CACCCCAAGAcactggaggaggaggatgctcgCTTCCGAGCATACTTGGAGGAGAATGGTTACGACGTTAGTCAGAT